The Schistocerca piceifrons isolate TAMUIC-IGC-003096 chromosome 5, iqSchPice1.1, whole genome shotgun sequence genome has a segment encoding these proteins:
- the LOC124798582 gene encoding putative beta-carotene-binding protein — MCCRIAVASSLLLVAGLAVAEIATPLGVKTCADDQPNVVECRRKALQDAVPHLATGIPQIGAAPIDPLDELPPLTWQTNSRGMALKFRLDNARFTGLGRSVVDNLHVDNVNNRIRVVTHIDGVNALEGTYAMSGKVLGVPLDGSGSFKVSMRGGNADVTYAGHLETADGDQSYLKVDSVSVKLDLGQSQYELTGLFGDYKPLVHAGNMFINSVATKVVQPELLPTLEKWLAEVYRQRAQAVFGSVPYDQLFPKRSVYSDSFSAV, encoded by the exons ATGTGCTGCCGTATCGCCGTCGCCTCCTCTCTGCTGCTCGTTGCCGGCCTGGCCGTCGCCGAGATAG CGACACCTCTCGGCGTCAAGACATGTGCTGACGACCAGCCTAACGTCGTCGAATGTCGGCGGAAGGCTCTACAGGACGCAGTGCCACATCTGGCTACTG GCATTCCGCAGATAGGTGCCGCACCCATCGACCCCCTGGACGAGCTGCCACCGCTGACGTGGCAGACGAACTCCAGAGGGATGGCGCTCAAGTTCCGCCTCGACAACGCCCGTTTCACTGGCCTGGGCCGCTCCGTCGTCGACAACCTGCA TGTGGATAACGTCAACAACCGCATCCGCGTCGTTACCCACATTGACGGCGTCAACGCATTAGAGGGCACCTACGCCATGTCCGGAAAAGTCCTCGGCGTCCCTCTGGACGGCAGTGGTTCCTTCAAGGTTTCTATGC GCGGAGGCAACGCGGACGTGACGTACGCTGGACACCTCGAGACTGCTGACGGGGATCAGTCATACCTCAAGGTGGACTCTGTCAGCGTCAAGCTCGACTTGGGCCAAAGCCAGTATGAACTCACTGGCCTCTTCGGGGACTACAAGCCCCTAG TGCACGCCGGAAATATGTTCATAAACAGCGTCGCCACGAAGGTTGTCCAACCCGAACTCCTGCCGACGCTGGAGAAATGGTTGGCCGAAGTATACCGCCAGCGTGCACAAGCCGTCTTCGGTTCTGTACCCTACGACCAGCTCTTCCCCAAGAGGTCCGTTTACAGCGATTCCTTCAGTGCGGTCTAA